The Periplaneta americana isolate PAMFEO1 chromosome 16, P.americana_PAMFEO1_priV1, whole genome shotgun sequence genome segment TATACCATTTCCTATAACTATCACCAATAAAAGTTTTACCACTGCTATACCATTACAACTATTGATGCTGAAGTTGCTGCCATTCAAGGAAATACGAAAGCATAGACCTGCCCTCACCTTATCACATTTAATGAAGGCCAATTAATTGaatcctttcattttaaaattgtatgtacCCAGGAAAAATGGTTTCCATTAATTTCTTAAGTTTGTCCTCGAATTTCTAAAAGAAATTTGTTGATAACATCTATGTTATTCAACTGCTTTCAGTTCTGCTTGTCTCCTATAGATTTGGGACTATTTCTATGTTCAAACAAGGAAATTAATAAATGTGGGATGTTTTGAATATCTGGATTTACaagtttcaaaattattattattattattattattattattattattattattattattattattattattactattactattgttacttatgctactactacgaccactactaccataatctatactaataataaatctgtagccaaactttttctagtaattttcgattttccaaaaataattggtgttaacatgcatAATTAGCCATCCCTCAAAcccaaaatcgcttttttgaaatttttgtttgtatgtctgtttgtccGTCTCCACATTTGTTACCTTTTCttgcaataatggctgaacggttttggatgaaaattgaaatataaattaagttcgttgtagcttagattttaggctatatgacattcaaaatacgttatttaaaaggggggttataaggaggcctgaattaaataaatcgaaatatcctccttattattgatttttgtgaaatatgttacataacaaaagtttctttaaaaatgatttccgataagttttattctgtgcaaaattttgatagaactgatatttaatgagataaatgagttttaaagttaaaatacaatgccatctaaggcggtgtagtgaaataaaaacaaatgacttcgtctataaggagccttggacaacaacaatcgaaagctatgaaacatagcttacagagaatgtttctgtgtttgtatgaagtaatatcggaagctaaattaaccaatttgtatatttaattacaCTACTTAAcaaggttttcataacatggacaagaataacgatttttttgtaatttgtatgtcctgattacgaatatggcattgaaaaagtgcctacacgtcacattttttcagaaacttgTATTTTTTAGTTAGCGaatcatataaaaatgtgttaaaacctAGCCATTTGAAAGAGGTTCTTTTCTTTAACGTCGATCTTTTACACAATTATATAGCATTTCCGTTTTTTAAGGTACCATTTGGAACATACTTTCACTTTTGTGGGTTGAATGAGTGTTACCCTTAGCgatggtttattgttttattactcttattatgcAGCTGCACGGAGGGTAGATCACATCTGGATATTACTGACTAAGGGAAAGGAGGAAATACGGTCGCTGTTGTATCGTTAgacaaaaaatgaataattttgtgattagttctgattgtggaagtgttgtgagcggtactagttattctgtaatagtgttaaatggataGCAATCGTTGTTCCTGTTGTCGGGAATTAACTTTGAAATCACAACGTCGATAAATAACAGAGAATGTAAAAACGgcatattacttgtattttggcTATAAAGTGGGTGAACAAGATAAAAATTGGTCACCACACGTATGTTGTGTAACATATTACGTGAAGTTAACAGAGTGGTTGCGGGGGAAAAATAACAATGATTTGGCGACAGCTCACCAGTCATCTGGAAGATTGTTATTTCTGCATTATAAAACCACAGgaattttcaaggaaaactaaagataaaattgTGTGTCCTAATTTCCCACCAGCCATAATACCCGTGCCACATTCTCCTGAACTTCCTATCCCTATCCCTCTGCCCAGTGGGGAAGATTATGTCATTCCAAGAAACACGAACTATCAGAATCCTCAGACTACCCTTCAACTTCCACTGATCACACCTACATTCACGAACATCATAGAACACCACATCTGATACGACAGGCAGAACTTAATGACCTAGTTAGGGATTCAGATCTTTCCAAGCAACAcgcagaactattaggttctagattacaagaatggaacttattagcaaaagataccaagatttccgtgttcagaaaacgaaatgataaactgattagttattttgtaataaaaaattctGTTTGTGCCTGCAAAAATGTGAACAGGCTTATGAATGAATTAGATATTCAATATAATTCAgaagaatggagactgttcatcgaTTCACCAAAACTAAGCTTAAAAGGAGTTTTATTGCACAATGGCAATACAAAACCTTCCATCAGTGGCTCATTCACTCATTATGaaagaaacttatgaaaacatgtcactaatattgaatgcagtaaattgtaatgaacatcacttggcaatttgtggagatttgaaagtaatagctcTGTTGCTTGGATTACAATGAGGGTTTACTAAGTTatgttgtttttttatgtttgtgggaCAGTCCAGCAACAGCACAATATTATGtggtgagcataatattaaatatcctccGCTAGTGCAACGTGAAAAAGTACTTGTTCCTCCACTGCATGTAAAACTAgggctaatgaaaaattttgtgaaagcTCTAGATAAGAGTGTAGAAGCCTTTCAACACTTAATGACTCTATTCCCTAAAACCAGTgatgctaaattaaaagaaggcgTATTTGTCGGTCCGCAAATTAGAAAACTTTCTAAGGACAGCATTTTTGAGAAAAAACTTAACCCCACGGTATTATCAGCAAGGAAATCTTTTACATCAAAGGGCTTTTAGGGAATCACAAGGCAGAAAATTATCGCCGATTAATAGAGATgttactaacaaaaaaaaaaaaaatggcctgcAGTATGTCACTGAAGATCCACTTCTTACATTCACATTAGGACTTCTTTCCTGAGAACTTGGGACTGTAAGTGATGAGCAGGGAGAGCGATTTCACCAAGATATTGCTACAATGGAACAACGATATCAAGGAATATGGGATCCAGCGATGATGGGCGATTATTGCTAGTTTTTAAAAAGGGAAGATTCCAGTTCtcataagagaaaaaatgaaagttttttttttatctttctctattttattgcacGAAGAGTGGCTTTTATAAGTCTCAATAGCTGATCAGTTATTGATGTATCAGTTTTATCTAAATAAGCTACCCTTggaaattttcacaccaaaaatgagaataaaataatttttaataggtaaaaaatcctgatttttcaatGTATCAAGTAAGTATCTATAACACAAAAATGTGACGTCTTACGACcttttcattgtcattttcgtGTTCGGCGCATGCAAATTGGTTAAGATCAGCCTGTTTTATTAATGTTAcggaaaaaaagttcaaatttgttgagtagtgttattatttcactgttggaaagtgtagtttctctagatggagataatgctataatgttattacagtaacttctgagtgaatccaggacaggtaagattaaaatagtgttcgcgtaggcttccacggttggtgtacatggtgtgtgtgAATAAGCTTCAGTGcctctaccgcgttgtcttggtgttggtggctgacgtttcgaccgctgtgttgtggtcatcttcagagcagtccaacaactgctctgaagatgaccacaacacagcggtcgaaacaaaagcctccaacaccaagacaatgtggtagaagccctgaagcttattcacacactaagattaaaatagcttcttatgcacagaaaacttgataggctattctgtacattcgtatcctgtatttcttaaaataatatttatgtacaattcattcattttcatctcagagaataaacgaacaacgagagtgtattgatttagtatgcagtaatagtatgttggcttagcaatccattattttttaattcaaattttaactatgctcaattgaatcgtcttaaaatatataaaatatatatgcaataaatgcgatgcaagaaaattgagtaatgaggcaagtttggcattattattattattattattattattattattattattattattattattattattattattatatttttgctgAAAATACTGCAGATATTGCTACTACCAGCACCTCCATTAgtactacatttatttattattattattattattattattattattattattgaatttgtaccatagttattaattttattgtattaattttgtcACTCTCTTGGACTTTATTGCCCAATATTTGTTGTCCATCACATcgatattagtaaataaatgaattattattattatcattattaattttactatcaTTATTGCTGTTATGATTAttgtaattactattattacttaattttattaagtTAATCTATACAGAAGTAACTGAAGGTGAAAGGCCATTATGAATTTCTCATATATTACTTTGCTTAATGCGTATATATTTCCTTATTGGAAATGTAGACATTCTTTGCACTAataacacttataattgttagtgTTGCAGTTAGCCATAATAGCGGAGTTGCAAAATTCTgcgaaaatattcctgaagaggaTGACGACAAGAAATACGATTGTGACATTTGCGGAATGTCTTTTCTCGAATTTGCAAGACTCAAAAGCCATTACCTCGAACACAAATGTAACGAGCAATTCAATTGCGATGTGTGTGGAAGGTATTTTTCTCAATCGGGTGATGTCGATAAGCATTCATGCGTTCACTCAAGCGAGAAACCATTTAGTTGtgacgtttgtggaaagtgttttacaAGGTCCAACTGTCTCAAGAGGCATTCACTTGTGCACACAAACGAGAggccattcagttgtgatgtgtgtggaaagagTTTTTCTCGCTCGGGAAATCTCGAGAGGCATTCACGCATGCACACAGGCGCGAAACCATTCATTTGTGACGTGTGTGGGAAGAGCTTTTCAACCTACGACTATCTCAAGAGGCATTCACGCGTGCACACAAACGAGAGAccattcagttgtgatgtgtgtggaaagagTTTTTCGCAATTGGCACATCTCGAAAGACATTCAAGCGTTCACACAGGCGCGAaaccattcagttgtgacgtgtgTGGTAAGTTTTTTGCAAGATCTTCAAATCTTAAAACACATTCAGTGTtgcacactggcgagaaaccgTTCAGGTGTGAcgtttgtggaaaatgtttttcGCTCTCTAAATACCGCGATATGCATTCACGCGTACACTCAGGCGTGAAACTATTCACTTGTGACGTCTGTGGAAAGAGTTTCTCGCGCTCCATTCGTTTGAAGATACATTCACGTGTACACACAGGtgagaagccattcagttgtgacgtaTGTGGAAAGAGTTTTTCGCAATTGGCACATCTCGAGAGGCATTCACGCGTGCATACAGGCGCGAAACCATTCTGTTGTGATGTGTGTGGGAAGAGTTTTTCAAGTTCTTCAAACCTTAAAACACATTTAAAGATGCACACTAGCGtgaagccattcagttgtgacgtttgtggaaaatatttttcattatcgAAATACCTCGATAAGCATTCACGCGTACACTAAGGCGTGAAACCATTCCGTTGTGACGTCTTTAGAAAGAGTTTTTCGCTCTCCATACATTTGAATGAGCATTCACGCGGCACGTGAGTGGTAACTCTTGTAGAAGCTCTTCAAATCTAAATTAGGCATTCTTTCGTTCACACTGTTATGAAGCCATTCAATACAGGGGTCAGTGCAAATTGTTCTTTTAGCGCGGAATATCTATATCCATTGACGTGTTCACTTGCTTGAAGCCCTTTCGTTATGATATGTGTGGGAAGGATTTTGCACCCCGGAATACTCTACTGTATTCACGTCTTCACTCAAGCGGAAAGCCGTTTAGTTCTAAAGTTTGTGGAATGGGATTTTTGCTCTTGAAGTATCTCAATGTGCATTCACATATCCACAGTtgagaagccattcagttgtgatgtgtGTGGGAAGTGTTGCACGTCCGGTTAATCTCCAGATGCTTTTTCGTGAAAAACCGTTCACTTGTGATATGTTAGGAATGGATTTTTCGCGTTCAGATAATCTTAATgtgtattcacgtatgcatacgtAAGTGTAACTGTTCagctgtgatgtgtgtggaatgcgtTTTTTATGTCCCGCATATCTCACTATACATCCATGcgtgtacataattatatttcattataaatatttcaatatccagcaCTTTAATCACTGTATGGTTTTGTAATGTTagctttaatttgtacttcagcaaGATAATCTTTGTTTGTTCTTAAACTATAAAAAATTCTCTAAGTTCTATTAATAAAGTAATCTTTTATTACTTTAACTTTTATTGTAACTATGAAtttaacttcggaatatgtatgataagaactttcttttgttaaatattattaacgtaccttgttaacatgttttgacatattttcggtcatcttcggaactggtcgttgttggtcttggcgcctcttgtttcctgtgtgggtgcgttcgtagtgtagagtcaaagagagtATGtgttttgactctacactacgaacgcacccacacaggaaacaaagaggcgccaagaccaacaacgaccagttccgaagataacCGAAAATAGGTAGAAACATGTTAActaggtacgttaataatatttaacacaaagttcttaggcctatcatacatattccgaaataatacagtgttaaaagttgtgtaatcaagatgtgtaaatttaacattaattgtaattatgattgtattcttaatattattgttgtaatcccctggtaggggTGAAGAGTAGACCtggtggccttatctctaccatgttaaataaataattatatagaatACTATACTGTTGATAAGTCAAAAGCCATATGTTGGATATTGTGTGGAAGGTTTTTTTGTGATATGAGTGTATCTAAAATGGTGTTTACGCTTACTTCCTGGCGAGAAGTGATTGATTTGTCAACTTTTGGCTTAACTTTGTTGAATAGGGGAAGTgtgaaatgtgatgtttgtgggaaGATGTATATATAGCCGAGTAGTCCAGAAACTCAGGAATCCATTCCCACAATGAAAAAACCGTACTAGTGGAATGGCTGGGAAAAACTTGCGTACTATAGTCATTTCAAAATGTAGGTACGCTTAGACAAGCGAGAAACATTTGAAGAGCCTTATCTCTCCATACGTCCAAGTAACACATTTCCTTGGAAGCGCTTGCTCGCGTACAAGCACTCCAGAATCCATTCCGTTTGAAGGGTATGGCTGTATGTTTCGTACTCACAGGTCTGAACTGTGACAGTTCCGGAAATTCACTGTGACTCGTAATAGCTATTTTATCGGAAAATTTTTGCGCGTTCAATAATATTTACCTAAGATAAGTGCACTTTATCTTGGAAAACTACAGTGATTGCATTGCAGCCTTAATATCAATGATTTACTGTCAATAACCTTTTGATTGGCACGAAAATCTTTAGATCTCCGTtttgttgtccttcaagttaatcttctgattTGCAGTCGTTTCCACTCCAGATTTGTTACATATACATACCTACATCACATCCGCTATGAATCACGTATCGGCAGAAATGGCGCTTTCTCGCAGCTCCGATTTTGGAACTAATGAGAGTTGGAACCAGTGACAAACATCTCACGCTAACAAGATCACAGGTTTATAACTTACACCTCAGCGCTATTGTGGAAAGAATTGTCTGGATTCAGGTTACTTACAATGGCAAGCTCGCATACATACTGGGGAGATGTAATCCATTTgagatattattgttattattattacactgataTGCATTTAAAAACATTTCTGCTACAATTAATTGTTCTAATTAACTAAAGTGCCTTGAATCCGAATCTGTATTCATATTTTCTgtgattttgaaaataaaagtgaaaaaatgtgaaagttgacaaatattataattaaagaaataaattcaatacgaTAGTTTAAGTACTGAAAGTAGTTGGTTCCGGGCCTGTATTCAGATTTTCTTTGTCACGCCatgattttctgtatattttgaaaataaggtcgaaaatttcaaaatttaaacaagAATATCAGGAAAGGCAAATAATGTACTGAATAATAGTATTACAATATATTGTAATGCCGTAATATAACATTGGAGATTATAAAATTGTTTATGAGCCcgaacattattaataattattatagtttccagtattaaatattattttatatatttaatttaataatatattaattcctataaattattattaataattctttggtcaaaaaaatgaatttttctaaagtgactttttttttattttactcttaactaaatttaagtataataatgaaattcttgTATGTTGGTCAAAATAAGATCATTTTCAGTGTaacatacaagaaattttatcatttcaaatattagaaaaaaaatacttgtCTTATGTGCtgaggtacaacagaaaaatcgacttttttacttatgtgctttTTCCCGACCAAAAAATTTTTATACCAATTCAGACGTTCAAAATGTCGCACGAAACGCACCGTTTTGATGCCCTTCGGGGGATCCCTCTTTATGCATCAGCAATAATTCGCCAATATTGCTTCATTCCATTTGTCCTGGTACCATATTGCCATGTATATCAAATCCTAATGAAAGTCGATTGCATTAATCAGGTAGTCGATACATCTCTGCGATTGTTTCCCGGATTCATTACTTACTTTTGGAATTCTTCTCTTTGGCGGTGCACTTCAATAGGAAGTAATTTTACTGCACTAATGAAGATACTTTCTATTcacaaaataaacacacatttaagGCTTATACTTAACAGTTGCAAGAAGTTCCACacgaataaatatagaaatgaagtgcaaattaagctttcaggaataactccctgtgaagttaatttgaataatttcgagggaaaaattgttcctttggttaaacgtacgtttaaccaaaggttccgggttcgatacccggccccggaacaatttttccctcgaaattattcatagaaatgaagtgattttttttttcaatttttcctagctatattaaacaaaaaaaatggaATTTAGGTTTTCCTTGTTCagaacttttcatttatattgttttataacaCTTTAGTGATGCCATTATGTCTAAATTACCAGctttaacttaataataaaatactaaaaataataataataataatataatttatttaagggTATATACTAATTTCAGTATTTAGACGGTTTCAtgagcacgaaggacatattaattgctgctttgtcctgtattttacagaatgtttactttaactcacATTACCCagatttgacttacaccacttctgctctgaatggctcagtTATGAAATTGCTTTAGTTACGATATTCTCAATGCTCAGCATATATCAACGTAATCAAATATATACTAGATATTTACCTGCTGCTACAAGACAGCAATGTGGAGAATCTGTGGCTCATCATAGGCGTACCGGTATTCAGACACTCAtaagtcttaagtaaaaattgttattttaaagcaataaatCGACCTCAAAATGATTATATTCGGTAATTTTTTTTCCCTGGACTCTCTTCTTCTGTAATACGTcaaaggatttcagaaaatgaTACTGTGAACTTTGCTATAAGAACAGACAAAAACTGTCAATTTCGTACCCCAATGCACTGCTTCTACTGCTAATGACAAACCTAAACTTACAGTCAGAAAAATCTCCTTCGTCAGAAGTTGCATCCACTCCTGATTTACAGCCGAATGCAGCACAGTATTTCgccataataatagtaaaattcaAGAGACTTTTTATTCAAAGAAGTTTTTCTTTCGCCTAAACATCCATTTGCCATATTAGTTAGAAGGAGAGAGAGATGCAATTCAACAGTGGCAATGCTATGGTAGTAACACGTCACGGTTTTTTGCGGCATTTGTATATAGCCGTGGGCGAATTGAGttgagagggagagggaggaaaaaacaaaaatgcAAGGGAATTTGGGACTGAGAAAAACTGAGTATGTAAACTCGAACCCTGTTCGCAACTTGTCTCAGTGTggtttcgctgctccactgaaaaAATAATGTTGAAGGGGAAACAGCCGAAAATAGACGTAACGCAATAGCTACCACATAAGAGCGGTGAGGAGGAGTCGTTAGAGAACCTGACTTAAGGATCACAAGAAACGCCGGAAgatgtaagtctgcacattgaaaaggTACTTTGTCCCTTCACAGTGCCAGTGGAGTCCAGTAAACTCGCTCATATGACAAGTGTGATGTTCGAAGGCTGAGCCAAGACCGCCAGAAGAAACATTTGGATTTGTAAGTCAGAACTGTTAAAGTCCCCTGTGCGAATAAAGTCGAACTCGCTTAAGTAACAGGGTAATGTACAAGCTAAGGCAGATCAAAATTGTTTGCAAAATCAACGGAGTCCTTATGGGTAAAGGAATGTTGGTTCGTGGTCATTTATTTTAAGGTTCATCCCGATATTTGTCTTCGAGATTTAGGAAAACCTTTGGCAGGATGAAAGTGAATACAGGTACTGTCATTGTGCATTCAGTTTACAATTTTGACATTACTGGACATAAGTAATCAAGAAACCTACGTGTCACGGTCTTCTATGTGAATTGCTATCAAGCTAACTTAATTACACTttgtaagaaatataatataaatttgcgGTATCAGGTCGTATTATTCTATGCTAATTTTTGTCCTGGATCACCAGTGCTTAAATTTGACAGCCGAAAAGAGGTATGTAAATGTGATTTTTTCAATGAGCAGTGagcaatattctattttattgtattctacaAAAAGGTAGGAGTAAACGACATCGAAAAACTTCCTGCATCGATTACAATCCATTGTGCTGTACATCGGCTTATTCTAGAGACATGTATTACTGTAAATTCTTTGCATATTACTGTAAAAATGGGGTTCTGGtacatattcacatttaaaactTGTACTTAATTATTCAATAAGGTTCAGATTTTTTATTATACGTATTCTCTGTGTATTACAGACTTAACAGTTTGAAATTTCggataaatttctattttattattattattattattattattattattattattattattttaaattttatctttAAGAGCGataaaatattattcatgttTCTTATATactaaaaattatgtttatgagCCATATCGATTTTTATTTGGTACGTCTACAGAACTCGACCAAAGAATGCTCCACTTTTTCCTTTAAGAGTTGCGTAGTACGAATAATATTCACCTGCTGTACCTAGTAACGATTGGATGTAAAATCCTCGCAAAGAGGTTGTAGTtctatatctagacacacaactgGCGTGGTGTCGTGttcaaatttgaaacctctcgcgcaggttcgcgcgacgccatgttttgggagaacgaataattatttctataaagCATCCGGAGTTTAGAAAATGCCATTGAGAATATAGGCCTAGGTGTTTTCTTAGTGGATtccctccttcactgtaatataactaaatttatttacgtattttctaacgtataatataaaataacagaagtaaatctaaatattgtaactaagcattgttttaaatataaacgccttatattgctcgtAAATAGACttgttagtttatttctatttgc includes the following:
- the LOC138691321 gene encoding gastrula zinc finger protein XlCGF26.1-like, with translation MDDLMKMEPDSDPLAIQTSDNADTEERKPLSEEGNLLDFHFTEIKTEIMDHRCDVKSEMTFEEAAVPIDFSIVKNEAEENSCGLDEVNEEVKLEVTGEENEVLTQSVAVSHNSGVAKFCENIPEEDDDKKYDCDICGMSFLEFARLKSHYLEHKCNEQFNCDVCGRYFSQSGDVDKHSCVHSSEKPFSCDVCGKCFTRSNCLKRHSLVHTNERPFSCDVCGKSFSRSGNLERHSRMHTGAKPFICDVCGKSFSTYDYLKRHSRVHTNERPFSCDVCGKSFSQLAHLERHSSVHTGAKPFSCDVCGKFFARSSNLKTHSVLHTGEKPFRCDVCGKCFSLSKYRDMHSRVHSGVKLFTCDVCGKSFSRSIRLKIHSRVHTGEKPFSCDVCGKSFSQLAHLERHSRVHTGAKPFCCDVCGKSFSSSSNLKTHLKMHTSVKPFSCDVCGKYFSLSKYLDKHSRVH